One Pogoniulus pusillus isolate bPogPus1 chromosome 22, bPogPus1.pri, whole genome shotgun sequence DNA segment encodes these proteins:
- the MED7 gene encoding mediator of RNA polymerase II transcription subunit 7 — translation MGEPQQVSALPPPPMQYIKEYTDENIRKGLAPKPPPPVKDSYMMFGNQFQCDDLIIRPLESQGIERLHPMQFDHKKELRKLNMSILVNFLDLLDILIRSPGSIKREEKLEDLKLLFVHVHHLINEYRPHQARETLRVMMEVQKRQRLETAERFQKHLERVVEMIQNCLASLPDDLPHSEGGLRVKVEKMDTDDNSSCLGQSEMQRERSGGKRDQVLDKDAAMCSIIDEMT, via the coding sequence ATGGGTGAACCTCAGCAAGTGAGtgcccttcctcctccaccaATGCAATACATAAAAGAATACACTGATGAGAATATCCGTAAAGGCCTGGCTCCAAAGCCACCTCCACCTGTGAAAGACAGCTATATGATGTTTGGCAATCAGTTTCAGTGTGATGATCTGATTATTCGACCCTTGGAGAGCCAGGGTATTGAACGGTTACATCCTATGCAGTTTGATCACAAGAAGGAATTAAGAAAGCTTAATATGTCTATCCTGGTTAATTTTCTGGATCTGTTGGATATCTTAATAAGGAGTCCAGGGAGTATAAAGCGAGAGGAAAAGCTGGAAGACTTGAAACTGCTTTTTGTTCATGTCCATCACTTGATAAATGAGTATCGGCCTCACCAAGCTAGGGAGACACTGAGAGTCATGATGGAGGTGCAGAAACGTCAGCGTCTGGAAACAGCAGAGCGATTTCAGAAGCACTTGGAGCGAGTTGTAGAGATGATTCAGAACTGTCTGGCTTCCTTGCCTGATGATCTGCCTCATTCAGAGGGAGGACTGCGAGTGAAGGTGGAAAAAATGGATACTGATGATAACAGCAGTTGTCTGGGGCAGAGTGAAATGCAGAGAGAGCGTTCTGGTGGCAAGAGAGATCAGGTTTTGGACAAAGATGCAGCTATGTGTAGCATCATTGATGAAATGACGTGA
- the LOC135185327 gene encoding hepatitis A virus cellular receptor 1 homolog isoform X2: protein MCLRGEEEFCSLSSATMSHFLTNWIFLILFTASPVSGSVVRGNVGQNVTVPCFYNVKMTQGVTSMCWGRGSCPASKCEQTIIWTDGWKVTEQHSPRYVLKGNLLVGDVSLTIVTAEEADSGTYCCRVEVPGWFNDQRSNRKVVIEKAQGSTSESSFTTARTWPSLSASEAPQTASDPCSSTLDCLDVTANLQDMSVSLPRQQYSENGLYIGIGLCAVLLAGLILALFLTRQFLSNRKKKSDFSNFVAFWRPGGSGNHNALEDEIHVEENIYIIH, encoded by the exons ATGTGCCTGAGGGGTGAAGAGGAGTTCTGTTCCTTATCTTCAGCCACAATGTCTCATTTCCTCACCAATTGGATTTTTCTGATCCTGTTTACAG cctcccccgTATCAGGTTCAGTAGTGAGAGGCAATGTTGGTCAGAATGTCACCGTGCCCTGCTTTTACAATGTTAAGATGACACAAGGCGTCACATCAATGTGCTGGGGTCGTGGCAGCTGCCCCGCATCAAAATGTGAGCAGACCATTATCTGGACAGACGGCTGGAAGGTGACggagcagcacagccctaggTACGTGTTGAAAGGGAACCTGCTCGTGGGCGACGTGTCCCTCACGATCGTGACCGCTGAGGAAGCAGACAGTGGCACCTACTGCTGCCGTGTGGAGGTCCCAGGCTGGTTCAATGATCAGAGGAGCAACCGCAAGGTGGTGATAGAGAAAG CTCAGGGGAGCACCAGTGAATCATCCTTTACCACTGCAAGAACGTGGCCATCGCTCTCTGCTTCAGAAGCTCCTCAGACT GCCTCTGATCCCTGCTCAAGCACCTTGGACTGCTTGGATGTAACTGCAAACCTGCAG GACATGTCTGTATCgcttcccaggcagcagtaTTCAGAAAATGGATTGTACATTGGGATTGGTTTATGTGCAGTACTTCTAGCTGGCCTTATTTTGGCTCTGTTCCTCACTAGAC AATTTTTATCCAATCGGAAGAAGAAAAGTGACTTTTCAAA CTTCGTTGCATTTTGGAGGCCAGGAGGTTCAGGGAACCATAATGCCCTGGAAGATGAGATCCATGTAGAGGAAAACATTTATATAATACACTAA
- the LOC135185327 gene encoding hepatitis A virus cellular receptor 1 homolog isoform X1 has translation MCLRGEEEFCSLSSATMSHFLTNWIFLILFTASPVSGSVVRGNVGQNVTVPCFYNVKMTQGVTSMCWGRGSCPASKCEQTIIWTDGWKVTEQHSPRYVLKGNLLVGDVSLTIVTAEEADSGTYCCRVEVPGWFNDQRSNRKVVIEKAKISTASPHTSTSEQTSAQGSTSESSFTTARTWPSLSASEAPQTASDPCSSTLDCLDVTANLQDMSVSLPRQQYSENGLYIGIGLCAVLLAGLILALFLTRQFLSNRKKKSDFSNFVAFWRPGGSGNHNALEDEIHVEENIYIIH, from the exons ATGTGCCTGAGGGGTGAAGAGGAGTTCTGTTCCTTATCTTCAGCCACAATGTCTCATTTCCTCACCAATTGGATTTTTCTGATCCTGTTTACAG cctcccccgTATCAGGTTCAGTAGTGAGAGGCAATGTTGGTCAGAATGTCACCGTGCCCTGCTTTTACAATGTTAAGATGACACAAGGCGTCACATCAATGTGCTGGGGTCGTGGCAGCTGCCCCGCATCAAAATGTGAGCAGACCATTATCTGGACAGACGGCTGGAAGGTGACggagcagcacagccctaggTACGTGTTGAAAGGGAACCTGCTCGTGGGCGACGTGTCCCTCACGATCGTGACCGCTGAGGAAGCAGACAGTGGCACCTACTGCTGCCGTGTGGAGGTCCCAGGCTGGTTCAATGATCAGAGGAGCAACCGCAAGGTGGTGATAGAGAAAG CTAAGATCTCAACTGCAAGTCCTCACACTTCCACCTCTGAACAGACCTCAG CTCAGGGGAGCACCAGTGAATCATCCTTTACCACTGCAAGAACGTGGCCATCGCTCTCTGCTTCAGAAGCTCCTCAGACT GCCTCTGATCCCTGCTCAAGCACCTTGGACTGCTTGGATGTAACTGCAAACCTGCAG GACATGTCTGTATCgcttcccaggcagcagtaTTCAGAAAATGGATTGTACATTGGGATTGGTTTATGTGCAGTACTTCTAGCTGGCCTTATTTTGGCTCTGTTCCTCACTAGAC AATTTTTATCCAATCGGAAGAAGAAAAGTGACTTTTCAAA CTTCGTTGCATTTTGGAGGCCAGGAGGTTCAGGGAACCATAATGCCCTGGAAGATGAGATCCATGTAGAGGAAAACATTTATATAATACACTAA
- the LOC135185327 gene encoding hepatitis A virus cellular receptor 1 homolog isoform X3, translating into MTQGVTSMCWGRGSCPASKCEQTIIWTDGWKVTEQHSPRYVLKGNLLVGDVSLTIVTAEEADSGTYCCRVEVPGWFNDQRSNRKVVIEKAKISTASPHTSTSEQTSAQGSTSESSFTTARTWPSLSASEAPQTASDPCSSTLDCLDVTANLQDMSVSLPRQQYSENGLYIGIGLCAVLLAGLILALFLTRQFLSNRKKKSDFSNFVAFWRPGGSGNHNALEDEIHVEENIYIIH; encoded by the exons ATGACACAAGGCGTCACATCAATGTGCTGGGGTCGTGGCAGCTGCCCCGCATCAAAATGTGAGCAGACCATTATCTGGACAGACGGCTGGAAGGTGACggagcagcacagccctaggTACGTGTTGAAAGGGAACCTGCTCGTGGGCGACGTGTCCCTCACGATCGTGACCGCTGAGGAAGCAGACAGTGGCACCTACTGCTGCCGTGTGGAGGTCCCAGGCTGGTTCAATGATCAGAGGAGCAACCGCAAGGTGGTGATAGAGAAAG CTAAGATCTCAACTGCAAGTCCTCACACTTCCACCTCTGAACAGACCTCAG CTCAGGGGAGCACCAGTGAATCATCCTTTACCACTGCAAGAACGTGGCCATCGCTCTCTGCTTCAGAAGCTCCTCAGACT GCCTCTGATCCCTGCTCAAGCACCTTGGACTGCTTGGATGTAACTGCAAACCTGCAG GACATGTCTGTATCgcttcccaggcagcagtaTTCAGAAAATGGATTGTACATTGGGATTGGTTTATGTGCAGTACTTCTAGCTGGCCTTATTTTGGCTCTGTTCCTCACTAGAC AATTTTTATCCAATCGGAAGAAGAAAAGTGACTTTTCAAA CTTCGTTGCATTTTGGAGGCCAGGAGGTTCAGGGAACCATAATGCCCTGGAAGATGAGATCCATGTAGAGGAAAACATTTATATAATACACTAA